The Triticum aestivum cultivar Chinese Spring chromosome 7B, IWGSC CS RefSeq v2.1, whole genome shotgun sequence genome window below encodes:
- the LOC123157187 gene encoding GDSL esterase/lipase At1g28600-like, translating to MGSSSRYCSISPAVIFVLAVLLLNPDLGSCGCFKRIFSLGDSITDTGNFAYISRNSPPGPPSVPPYGETYFHRPTGRASDGRLIIDFYAQALGLPLLPPSIPEEKTGKFSTGANFAVFGSIALNPKYFMSRYNFSLQRGCLDEQLASFKRVLARIAPGDAATKSLLSESLVVFGEIGGNDYNFWFFDRTHSRDTAQEYIPDVVARIGAGVQEVIKLGAKTVLVPGNFPIGCVPVYLRDYKSNTTTDYDQFGCLKWFNAFSQKHNQLLKQEISKLKSQNPSVKIIYGDYYGAFMELVKNPLRNGIDKPLVACCGGDGPYGTGHECNQKAKVCRDPSRFANWDQIHMTEKAYNVIANGVLNGPYADTPLLHTC from the exons ATGGGGAGTTCCAGTCGCTACTGCTCCATTTCCCCTGCAGTCATCTTCGTCCTTGCCGTCCTGCTGCTCAACCCTGATCTAGGGTCGTGCGGCTGCTTCAAGCGCATCTTCTCTTTGGGCGACTCCATCACCGACACCGGCAACTTCGCATATATCAGCCGCAACAGTCCACCGGGTCCGCCCTCGGTGCCCCCTTATGGAGAGACCTACTTCCACCGCCCCACGGGTCGTGCCTCCGATGGGCGTCTCATCATCGACTTCTACG CGCAAGCGTTGGGCCTGCCGTTGCTGCCGCCGAGCATTCCCGAGGAGAAGACGGGGAAGTTCTCGACCGGTGCCAACTTCGCCGTGTTTGGCTCTATTGCGCTCAACCCCAAGTACTTCATGTCAAGGTATAACTTCAGTCTGCAGCGCGGGTGCCTCGACGAGCAGCTGGCTTCTTTCAAGAGAGTGCTCGCACGGATTGCTCCAGGAGATG CTGCCACCAAGAGTCTCCTGAGCGAATCCCTAGTCGTCTTCGGCGAGATTGGTGGCAACGACTACAACTTCTGGTTCTTCGATCGTACACACAGCCGGGACACGGCCCAGGAGTACATACCGGACGTGGTTGCCCGCATAGGCGCCGGTGTCCAAGAGGTGATCAAGCTTGGTGCTAAGACTGTCCTTGTCCCGGGGAACTTCCCCATTGGGTGCGTGCCGGTTTACCTCAGAGATTACAAGAGCAACACGACCACGGACTACGACCAGTTCGGTTGCCTCAAGTGGTTCAACGCATTCTCCCAGAAGCACAACCAGCTACTGAAACAAGAGATCAGCAAGCTCAAGTCGCAGAACCCCAGCGTGAAGATCATCTACGGCGACTACTATGGCGCCTTCATGGAGTTAGTCAAGAATCCTCTCAGGAATGGCATTGACAAGCCTCTGGTGGCATGTTGTGGTGGCGATGGCCCGTATGGCACAGGCCATGAGTGCAACCAGAAGGCGAAGGTTTGCCGCGACCCATCTAGGTTCGCCAACTGGGACCAAATCCACATGACGGAGAAGGCATACAATGTCATCGCTAATGGGGTGCTCAACGGCCCGTACGCCGACACCCCGTTGCTCCACACTTGCTAG